In a genomic window of Meriones unguiculatus strain TT.TT164.6M chromosome 8, Bangor_MerUng_6.1, whole genome shotgun sequence:
- the Krt8 gene encoding keratin, type II cytoskeletal 8 produces MSIRVTQKSYKMSTSGPRAFSSRSYTSAPGARISSSSFSRVGSGSSFRGSMGTGMGLGGFGAAGAGGITAVTVNQSLLSPLKLEVDPTIQAVRTQEKEQIKSLNNKFASFIDKVRFLEQQNKMLETKWGLLQQQKTARSNLDNMFESYISNLRRQLEVLGQEKLKLEAELGNMQGLVEDFKNKYEDEINKRTEMENEFVLIKKDVDEAYMNKVELESRLEGLTDEINFLRQIHEEEIRELQSQISDTSVVLSMDNSRSLDMDSIIAEVRAQYEDIANRSRAEAESVYQMKYEELQTQAGKHEDELRRSKTEISEMNRNINRLQSELEKLKGQRANLEAAITEAEQRGELAIKDANAKLAELDAALQRAKQDMARQLREYQELMNVKLALDIEIATYRKLLEGEESRLESGMQNLSIHTKTTSGYSGGLSSAYGGLTSPGFSYGMSSFQPGFSSAGGSSTITRTKAVVVKKIETRDGKLVSESSDILPK; encoded by the exons ATGTCCATCAGGGTGACCCAGAAGTCCTACAAGATGTCCACCTCCGGCCCCCGGGCCTTCAGCAGCCGCTCGTACACGAGCGCGCCCGGCGCCCGCATCAGCTCGTCCAGCTTTTCCCGGGTGGGCAGCGGCAGCAGCTTCCGGGGAAGCATGGGCACCGGCATGGGCCTGGGCGGCTTCGGCGCGGCTGGTGCCGGGGGCATCACGGCGGTCACGGTGAACCAGAGCCTGCTGAGCCCCTTGAAGCTGGAGGTGGACCCCACCATCCAGGCTGTGCGCACCCAGGAGAAGGAGCAGATCAAGTCCCTCAACAACAAGTTCGCCTCGTTCATCGACAAG GTGCGCTTCCTGGAGCAGCAGAACAAGATGCTGGAGACCAAGTGGGGGCTGCTGCAGCAGCAGAAGACTGCCCGGAGCAACCTGGACAACATGTTCGAGAGCTACATCAGCAACCTCCGGCGGCAGCTGGAAGTCCTGGGCCAGGAGAAGCTCAAGCTGGAGGCGGAGCTCGGCAACATGCAGGGCCTGGTGGAGGACTTCAAGAACAA GTACGAGGACGAGATCAACAAGCGTACAGAGATGGAGAATGAATTTGTCCTCATCAAGAAG GATGTGGACGAGGCCTACATGAACAAGGTGGAGCTGGAGTCCCGCCTGGAAGGGCTGACCGACGAGATCAACTTCCTCCGGCAGATCCACGAAGAG GAGATCCGGGAGCTGCAGTCCCAGATCTCGGACACGTCTGTGGTCCTCTCCATGGACAACAGCCGCTCCCTGGACATGGACAGCATCATCGCCGAGGTCCGCGCCCAGTACGAGGACATCGCCAACCGCAGCCGGGCCGAGGCTGAGAGCGTGTACCAGATGAAG TACGAGGAGTTGCAGACCCAGGCCGGGAAGCACGAGGATGAACTTCGCCGCTCAAAGACGGAGATCTCCGAGATGAACCGCAACATCAACCGCCTGCAGTCCGAGCTGGAGAAACTCAAGGGCCAG AGAGCAAACCTGGAGGCGGCCATCACTGAGGCCGAGCAGCGCGGGGAGCTGGCCATTAAGGATGCCAACGCCAAGCTGGCCGAGCTGGACGCCGCCCTGCAGCGGGCCAAGCAGGACATGGCTCGGCAGCTGCGGGAGTACCAGGAGCTCATGAACGTCAAGCTGGCGCTGGACATCGAGATCGCCACCTACCGCAAGCTGCTGGAGGGCGAGGAGAGCCG ACTGGAGTCTGGGATGCAGAACCTGAGCATCCACACGAAGACCACCAGCGGCTACTCAG GAGGACTGAGCTCCGCCTATGGGGGACTCACTAGCCCTGGCTTCAGCTATGGAATGAGCTCCTTCCAGCCCGGCTTCAGCTCCGCCGGGGGCTCCAGCACTATCACGCGCACCAAGGCTGTGGTCGTGAAGAAGATTGAAACCCGTGATGGCAAGCTGGTGTCCGAGTCTTCTGATATTCTGCCCAAGTGA